Proteins encoded by one window of Vitis vinifera cultivar Pinot Noir 40024 chromosome 10, ASM3070453v1:
- the LOC100250773 gene encoding uncharacterized protein LOC100250773 — MEKQILDYTLVPAGLLLMAAYHIWLLFFILNHPNKTVIGVNAFNRRFWVSAMMEDVSKNGVLAVQTLRNNMMASTVLASTAIMLSSVMAALMASKNGDRSFGVVFGDKSALGISIKYLAILVCFLLSFLLNVQSIRYYSHASILINVPFKKMSLSPNSHQLTAEYVGTIVNNGCYFWSLGLRAFYFSIPLFLWLFGPIPMFLSCLLMVSMLYFLDITSKSIWPSGASELEENHPHNGEGSSLMV; from the exons ATGGAGAAACAAATCCTTGATTATACCTTGGTTCCAGCCGGCCTCCTCCTCATGGCCGCTTACCACATCTGGCTCCTCTTTTTCATCCTCAACCACCCCAACAAAACTGTCATCGGCGTCAATGCCTTCAACCGCCGCTTCTGGGTCAGTGCCATGATGGAG GATGTGTCCAAGAATGGGGTTCTTGCTGTGCAGACGCTTAGGAACAACATGATGGCATCAACCGTATTGGCTTCAACGGCCATCATGCTCAGCTCCGTCATGGCAGCCTTGATGGCCAGCAAGAATGGTGACCGTTCATTTGGGGTTGTGTTCGGAGACAAGAGCGCGCTGGGCATCTCCATAAAGTACTTGGCCATACTTGTCTGCTTCTTGCTTTCATTCTTGCTGAATGTGCAGTCAATTAGGTACTACAGCCATGCCAGCATCCTCATCAATGTGCCCTTCAAGAAGATGTCTCTTTCCCCAAATTCCCATCAACTCACGGCAGAGTATGTGGGCACTATTGTGAACAATGGCTGCTACTTCTGGTCACTTGGCCTGCGGGCCTTTTACTTCTCTATCCCTCTGTTTCTCTGGCTCTTTGGCCCCATCCCTATGTTTTTATCCTGCCTTCTCATGGTTTCCATGCTCTATTTTCTCGACATCACCTCCAAATCCATCTGGCCTTCTGGGGCCTCTGAATTGGAGGAGAATCATCCCCACAACGGCGAGGGAAGTAGTTTAATGGTTTAA